A window of the Helianthus annuus cultivar XRQ/B chromosome 4, HanXRQr2.0-SUNRISE, whole genome shotgun sequence genome harbors these coding sequences:
- the LOC110936999 gene encoding protein LONG AFTER FAR-RED 3 isoform X2, which yields MNICSASLILLLSLLISLYIHYTHRTVADLLVTNGTIYTSDSSLLFADSMAVRDGTILRIGNYSFVKEVCGHKTKELNLEGRVVVPGFIDSHVHLLVGGLQMARVQVRGVKTKDDFIGKVKEAVKNMKEGTWLLGGGWNNDLWGGELPSASWIDDITPHHPVWLSRMDGHMGLANSLALRIAGVTSDMQDPVGGTISRNEDGEPTGLMIDSAMKVIVSCIPEVSVEERRQALDRASRYALSRGVTTVVDVGRYFPGASVEHTWEDFSDVYKWADLSGRMMIRVCLFFPMPTWSRLSDIVQKTGRRVSQWISIGGVKAFADGSLGSNSALFHEPYADEPWNLGLQVTDVESLYNMTLQSDKSGLQVAIHAIGDKANDLVLDMYKSVASTNGKRDRRFRIEHAQHLTVGTAAKFGEQGIVASVQPDHLLDDADSAVKKIGLERMQKGSYLFQSLLAGNALVAFGSDWPVRTLSIDYFCNLYIYLLLMVKFQVADINPLNSIKTAITRIPPGWDKAWNSAECMKLTDALNAHTISAARACFLDDDVGSLSAGKIADFVILTTRTWDHMAQETTSVAATYVGGVQAYP from the exons ATGAATATCTGCTCAGCTTCACtcattcttcttctttctctcctAATCTCACTCTATATCCACTACACGCACA GAACTGTTGCTGATTTGTTGGTCACCAATGGGACTATATACACTAGCGATTCGTCTCTTCTGTTTGCTGATTCCATGGCTGTTCGTGATGGGACAATTCTCCGCATCGGAAATTATTCGTTTGTAAAG GAAGTTTGTGGACATAAAACAAAAGAGTTGAATCTTGAGGGGAGAGTCGTGGTTCCTGGATTCATCGATTCTCATGTCCACTTGCTTGTTGGAGGACTCCAG ATGGCGCGAGTGCAAGTGCGAGGCGTGAAGACGAAGGATGACTTCATTGGGAAGGTTAAAGAAGCGGTCAAAA ACATGAAAGAAGGAACTTGGTTGTTGGGTGGTGGATGGAATAACGATCTTTGGGGAGGAGAATTGCCATCAGCCTCTTGGATTGACGATATTACACCTCATCACCCC GTATGGCTTTCAAGGATGGATGGTCACATGGGTTTGGCTAACTCGTTAGCTCTAAGAATAGCTGGTGTTACGAGTGATATGCAAGATCCAGTTGGTGGAACTATTAGCAGAAATGAGGATGGAG AGCCTACTGGACTGATGATTGATTCTGCAATGAAGGTGATCGTTTCCTGCATTCCAGAAGTTTCTGTAGAAGAAAGAAGACAAGCATTGGACCGCGCTAGTAGGTATGCGTTGTCGAGGGGTGTGACTACGGTTGTTGATGTCGGAAGATATTTTCCTGGTGCATCAGTAGAACATACATGGGAAGATTTTTCAG ATGTTTACAAATGGGCCGATTTATCTGGAAGAATGATGATTAGGGTTTGCCTTTTCTTTCCAATGCCGACATGGTCACGTCTCAGT GATATAGTTCAAAAAACAGGCCGTAGGGTGAGCCAGTGGATATCAATAGGTGGTGTTAAAGCTTTTGCTGATGGATCCTTGGGGTCCAACAGTGCGCTTTTCCATGAG CCGTATGCTGATGAGCCATGGAATCTTGGCCTCCAAGTTACAGATGTAGAAAGCTTGTATAATATGACTCTGCAATCTGACAAATCTGGCCTCCAG GTTGCTATTCATGCTATTGGAGATAAGGCCAATGATTTGGTTTTGGATATGTACAAATCAGTTGCTTCCACAAATGGGAAGAGGGATCGGAGATTTCGG ATTGAACATGCTCAACATTTGACCGTTGGAACTGCAGCCAAGTTTGGTGAACAAGGAATCGTTGCTTCAGTGCAA CCAGATCATTTGTTGGACGATGCTGACTCAGCAGTTAAAAAAATTGGGCTAGAGAGGATGCAGAAAGGATCTTATTTATTTCAATCACTCCTTGCTGGCAATGCACTTGTGGCATTTGGTTCTGATTGGCCTGTGAGAACACTTTCCATTGACTACTTTTGTAATCTTTATATTTACCTTTTACTGATGGTAAAATTTCAGGTAGCCGACATTAATCCGTTAAATAGTATAAAGACTGCAATCACGAGGATACCTCCGGGTTGGGATAAAGCTTGGAACTCAGCAGAGTGCATGAAGCTTACTGATGCATTAAACGC GCACACGATTTCTGCAGCACGTGCATGCTTTCTTGATGATGATGTAGGCTCGTTATCTGCTGGAAAGATAGCCGATTTTGTCATACTGACCACTCGTACGTGGGACCACATGGCACAAGAAACCACTTCAGTTGCAGCAACATATGTTGGTGGTGTGCAGGCTTATCCTTGA
- the LOC110936999 gene encoding protein LONG AFTER FAR-RED 3 isoform X3, translating to MNICSASLILLLSLLISLYIHYTHNTSGWRDPLWWFSSSSSSTGTVADLLVTNGTIYTSDSSLLFADSMAVRDGTILRIGNYSFVKEVCGHKTKELNLEGRVVVPGFIDSHVHLLVGGLQMARVQVRGVKTKDDFIGKVKEAVKNMKEGTWLLGGGWNNDLWGGELPSASWIDDITPHHPVWLSRMDGHMGLANSLALRIAGVTSDMQDPVGGTISRNEDGEPTGLMIDSAMKVIVSCIPEVSVEERRQALDRASRYALSRGVTTVVDVGRYFPGASVEHTWEDFSDVYKWADLSGRMMIRVCLFFPMPTWSRLSDIVQKTGRRVSQWISIGGVKAFADGSLGSNSALFHEPYADEPWNLGLQVTDVESLYNMTLQSDKSGLQVAIHAIGDKANDLVLDMYKSVASTNGKRDRRFRIEHAQHLTVGTAAKFGEQGIVASVQPDHLLDDADSAVKKIGLERMQKGSYLFQSLLAGNALVAFGSDWPVADINPLNSIKTAITRIPPGWDKAWNSAECMKLTDALNAHTISAARACFLDDDVGSLSAGKIADFVILTTRTWDHMAQETTSVAATYVGGVQAYP from the exons ATGAATATCTGCTCAGCTTCACtcattcttcttctttctctcctAATCTCACTCTATATCCACTACACGCACA ATACATCAGGCTGGAGGGACCCATTATGGTggttttcatcatcttcttcttctacaGGAACTGTTGCTGATTTGTTGGTCACCAATGGGACTATATACACTAGCGATTCGTCTCTTCTGTTTGCTGATTCCATGGCTGTTCGTGATGGGACAATTCTCCGCATCGGAAATTATTCGTTTGTAAAG GAAGTTTGTGGACATAAAACAAAAGAGTTGAATCTTGAGGGGAGAGTCGTGGTTCCTGGATTCATCGATTCTCATGTCCACTTGCTTGTTGGAGGACTCCAG ATGGCGCGAGTGCAAGTGCGAGGCGTGAAGACGAAGGATGACTTCATTGGGAAGGTTAAAGAAGCGGTCAAAA ACATGAAAGAAGGAACTTGGTTGTTGGGTGGTGGATGGAATAACGATCTTTGGGGAGGAGAATTGCCATCAGCCTCTTGGATTGACGATATTACACCTCATCACCCC GTATGGCTTTCAAGGATGGATGGTCACATGGGTTTGGCTAACTCGTTAGCTCTAAGAATAGCTGGTGTTACGAGTGATATGCAAGATCCAGTTGGTGGAACTATTAGCAGAAATGAGGATGGAG AGCCTACTGGACTGATGATTGATTCTGCAATGAAGGTGATCGTTTCCTGCATTCCAGAAGTTTCTGTAGAAGAAAGAAGACAAGCATTGGACCGCGCTAGTAGGTATGCGTTGTCGAGGGGTGTGACTACGGTTGTTGATGTCGGAAGATATTTTCCTGGTGCATCAGTAGAACATACATGGGAAGATTTTTCAG ATGTTTACAAATGGGCCGATTTATCTGGAAGAATGATGATTAGGGTTTGCCTTTTCTTTCCAATGCCGACATGGTCACGTCTCAGT GATATAGTTCAAAAAACAGGCCGTAGGGTGAGCCAGTGGATATCAATAGGTGGTGTTAAAGCTTTTGCTGATGGATCCTTGGGGTCCAACAGTGCGCTTTTCCATGAG CCGTATGCTGATGAGCCATGGAATCTTGGCCTCCAAGTTACAGATGTAGAAAGCTTGTATAATATGACTCTGCAATCTGACAAATCTGGCCTCCAG GTTGCTATTCATGCTATTGGAGATAAGGCCAATGATTTGGTTTTGGATATGTACAAATCAGTTGCTTCCACAAATGGGAAGAGGGATCGGAGATTTCGG ATTGAACATGCTCAACATTTGACCGTTGGAACTGCAGCCAAGTTTGGTGAACAAGGAATCGTTGCTTCAGTGCAA CCAGATCATTTGTTGGACGATGCTGACTCAGCAGTTAAAAAAATTGGGCTAGAGAGGATGCAGAAAGGATCTTATTTATTTCAATCACTCCTTGCTGGCAATGCACTTGTGGCATTTGGTTCTGATTGGCCT GTAGCCGACATTAATCCGTTAAATAGTATAAAGACTGCAATCACGAGGATACCTCCGGGTTGGGATAAAGCTTGGAACTCAGCAGAGTGCATGAAGCTTACTGATGCATTAAACGC GCACACGATTTCTGCAGCACGTGCATGCTTTCTTGATGATGATGTAGGCTCGTTATCTGCTGGAAAGATAGCCGATTTTGTCATACTGACCACTCGTACGTGGGACCACATGGCACAAGAAACCACTTCAGTTGCAGCAACATATGTTGGTGGTGTGCAGGCTTATCCTTGA
- the LOC110936999 gene encoding protein LONG AFTER FAR-RED 3 isoform X1: MNICSASLILLLSLLISLYIHYTHNTSGWRDPLWWFSSSSSSTGTVADLLVTNGTIYTSDSSLLFADSMAVRDGTILRIGNYSFVKEVCGHKTKELNLEGRVVVPGFIDSHVHLLVGGLQMARVQVRGVKTKDDFIGKVKEAVKNMKEGTWLLGGGWNNDLWGGELPSASWIDDITPHHPVWLSRMDGHMGLANSLALRIAGVTSDMQDPVGGTISRNEDGEPTGLMIDSAMKVIVSCIPEVSVEERRQALDRASRYALSRGVTTVVDVGRYFPGASVEHTWEDFSDVYKWADLSGRMMIRVCLFFPMPTWSRLSDIVQKTGRRVSQWISIGGVKAFADGSLGSNSALFHEPYADEPWNLGLQVTDVESLYNMTLQSDKSGLQVAIHAIGDKANDLVLDMYKSVASTNGKRDRRFRIEHAQHLTVGTAAKFGEQGIVASVQPDHLLDDADSAVKKIGLERMQKGSYLFQSLLAGNALVAFGSDWPVRTLSIDYFCNLYIYLLLMVKFQVADINPLNSIKTAITRIPPGWDKAWNSAECMKLTDALNAHTISAARACFLDDDVGSLSAGKIADFVILTTRTWDHMAQETTSVAATYVGGVQAYP; encoded by the exons ATGAATATCTGCTCAGCTTCACtcattcttcttctttctctcctAATCTCACTCTATATCCACTACACGCACA ATACATCAGGCTGGAGGGACCCATTATGGTggttttcatcatcttcttcttctacaGGAACTGTTGCTGATTTGTTGGTCACCAATGGGACTATATACACTAGCGATTCGTCTCTTCTGTTTGCTGATTCCATGGCTGTTCGTGATGGGACAATTCTCCGCATCGGAAATTATTCGTTTGTAAAG GAAGTTTGTGGACATAAAACAAAAGAGTTGAATCTTGAGGGGAGAGTCGTGGTTCCTGGATTCATCGATTCTCATGTCCACTTGCTTGTTGGAGGACTCCAG ATGGCGCGAGTGCAAGTGCGAGGCGTGAAGACGAAGGATGACTTCATTGGGAAGGTTAAAGAAGCGGTCAAAA ACATGAAAGAAGGAACTTGGTTGTTGGGTGGTGGATGGAATAACGATCTTTGGGGAGGAGAATTGCCATCAGCCTCTTGGATTGACGATATTACACCTCATCACCCC GTATGGCTTTCAAGGATGGATGGTCACATGGGTTTGGCTAACTCGTTAGCTCTAAGAATAGCTGGTGTTACGAGTGATATGCAAGATCCAGTTGGTGGAACTATTAGCAGAAATGAGGATGGAG AGCCTACTGGACTGATGATTGATTCTGCAATGAAGGTGATCGTTTCCTGCATTCCAGAAGTTTCTGTAGAAGAAAGAAGACAAGCATTGGACCGCGCTAGTAGGTATGCGTTGTCGAGGGGTGTGACTACGGTTGTTGATGTCGGAAGATATTTTCCTGGTGCATCAGTAGAACATACATGGGAAGATTTTTCAG ATGTTTACAAATGGGCCGATTTATCTGGAAGAATGATGATTAGGGTTTGCCTTTTCTTTCCAATGCCGACATGGTCACGTCTCAGT GATATAGTTCAAAAAACAGGCCGTAGGGTGAGCCAGTGGATATCAATAGGTGGTGTTAAAGCTTTTGCTGATGGATCCTTGGGGTCCAACAGTGCGCTTTTCCATGAG CCGTATGCTGATGAGCCATGGAATCTTGGCCTCCAAGTTACAGATGTAGAAAGCTTGTATAATATGACTCTGCAATCTGACAAATCTGGCCTCCAG GTTGCTATTCATGCTATTGGAGATAAGGCCAATGATTTGGTTTTGGATATGTACAAATCAGTTGCTTCCACAAATGGGAAGAGGGATCGGAGATTTCGG ATTGAACATGCTCAACATTTGACCGTTGGAACTGCAGCCAAGTTTGGTGAACAAGGAATCGTTGCTTCAGTGCAA CCAGATCATTTGTTGGACGATGCTGACTCAGCAGTTAAAAAAATTGGGCTAGAGAGGATGCAGAAAGGATCTTATTTATTTCAATCACTCCTTGCTGGCAATGCACTTGTGGCATTTGGTTCTGATTGGCCTGTGAGAACACTTTCCATTGACTACTTTTGTAATCTTTATATTTACCTTTTACTGATGGTAAAATTTCAGGTAGCCGACATTAATCCGTTAAATAGTATAAAGACTGCAATCACGAGGATACCTCCGGGTTGGGATAAAGCTTGGAACTCAGCAGAGTGCATGAAGCTTACTGATGCATTAAACGC GCACACGATTTCTGCAGCACGTGCATGCTTTCTTGATGATGATGTAGGCTCGTTATCTGCTGGAAAGATAGCCGATTTTGTCATACTGACCACTCGTACGTGGGACCACATGGCACAAGAAACCACTTCAGTTGCAGCAACATATGTTGGTGGTGTGCAGGCTTATCCTTGA